The following are from one region of the Stanieria sp. NIES-3757 genome:
- a CDS encoding histidyl-tRNA synthetase 2, which translates to MIHQPPAGARDLLPLEVAQKCWINDRLQQVFQRWGYQRIVTSTLEWLDTLTAGGAIQPSTVIQLRDESERTLGLRPELTASIARAAVTRMAGNTYPQRLCYRANIFRNPPQNHHGRQLEFYQAGVELLFAGGLLADAEILLLVANCLQELGVENWQIILGEAGLTRSLLAIFPEPVRKQVRHCLANLDRVALENLPLEPALQEKALFLFDLRGKPEQVLEKIASWQLDSSAQEIVYNLKSLVDLLANSSDFPIPLTLDLSLWQTFDFYTGIVFEVVSFHHNQSYLLGKGGRYDQLLGLYHPQGISSPGIGFALNIEDLHSCLLPTNKLPQQTAANNWLIIAQTPAAASAALNYAQKLRNSEQLVRVELDLGGRSPKEIREYARNCRIEKLAWLSSEGEAKIETLS; encoded by the coding sequence ATGATTCATCAACCACCAGCCGGAGCAAGAGATTTACTTCCTTTGGAAGTAGCACAAAAATGTTGGATTAACGATCGCCTGCAACAAGTTTTTCAGCGATGGGGTTATCAACGTATTGTTACCTCTACTTTAGAATGGCTTGATACTCTCACCGCTGGCGGTGCTATTCAACCATCGACTGTGATTCAGTTACGAGATGAGTCGGAAAGAACTTTGGGTTTGCGTCCCGAATTAACTGCTTCTATTGCTCGTGCTGCGGTGACCCGCATGGCTGGTAATACCTATCCTCAACGTTTATGTTATCGTGCCAATATTTTTCGCAATCCACCGCAAAATCATCATGGTCGCCAATTAGAATTTTATCAAGCAGGAGTAGAATTACTCTTTGCTGGAGGCTTATTAGCTGATGCAGAAATCTTGTTGTTAGTAGCTAATTGTTTGCAAGAATTGGGTGTAGAGAATTGGCAGATTATTTTAGGAGAAGCTGGGTTAACGCGATCGCTGTTGGCGATATTTCCTGAGCCAGTTAGAAAACAAGTTCGTCATTGTCTAGCCAATTTAGACCGTGTAGCCTTAGAAAATTTACCTCTTGAACCAGCTTTACAAGAAAAAGCTTTATTTTTATTTGATTTAAGAGGTAAACCTGAACAAGTTTTAGAAAAAATAGCTAGTTGGCAATTAGATAGCTCTGCCCAAGAAATTGTTTACAATTTGAAGTCTTTAGTAGATTTACTTGCCAATAGTTCTGATTTTCCTATTCCTTTGACTTTAGACTTAAGCTTGTGGCAAACTTTTGATTTTTATACAGGTATTGTGTTTGAAGTCGTCAGTTTTCACCATAATCAATCTTATTTATTAGGGAAAGGTGGGCGTTATGACCAGTTATTAGGACTTTATCATCCTCAAGGAATTAGTTCTCCTGGGATTGGTTTTGCTCTAAACATTGAAGACTTGCATTCTTGCCTTTTGCCTACTAATAAGTTACCCCAACAAACTGCTGCTAATAATTGGTTAATCATTGCTCAAACTCCAGCAGCAGCAAGTGCAGCTTTAAATTATGCTCAAAAATTGCGTAATTCTGAACAATTAGTCAGAGTAGAACTAGATTTGGGCGGACGCTCTCCCAAAGAAATTAGAGAATATGCTCGTAATTGTCGGATCGAAAAGTTAGCTTGGCTTTCATCCGAAGGAGAGGCAAAGATCGAAACTCTTAGTTAG